One genomic segment of Mytilus trossulus isolate FHL-02 chromosome 4, PNRI_Mtr1.1.1.hap1, whole genome shotgun sequence includes these proteins:
- the LOC134714552 gene encoding galactoside alpha-(1,2)-fucosyltransferase 2-like isoform X3, with amino-acid sequence MAGPVKWKIRNIVLGVLLGSFCLYTYHYLTKCGSILWKDCMGTNRPKFLCIDFHGGMANQMFMYAFGLSMSIQRNLEYIVPKDMMLTEIFNITPNTFNDHGFHSGSGFCTRQYEDILDCGYDSSFQKLPSIDLSFKGYFQSWKYWIRYENELRKAFTFKPWISEMADKQIRNIMTKRNATYKDGTTFIGVHVRNGDYSNKHFAEFGYRLAPASYLKNAMDYFRNRFNKVLFIVCTNDLKWTSQIIGKEKDIYLTPAGNPAPVDMALLSLTNHTVMTVGTYGWFISWLTRGITIHYKYPYVIGSDFSKQFHSNYSDHFYPGWIAME; translated from the exons ATGGCTGGTCCTGTTAAGTGGAAAATAA gaAATATTGTACTAGGAGTTTTACTAGGAAGTTTCTGTTTGTACACATATCATTACTTAACAAAATGTGGATCAATTTTATGGAAAGATTGCATGGGAACAAATCGACCCAAATTTTTATGCATAGACTTTCATGGTGGAATGGCAAACCAAATGTTTATGTATGCGTTTGGTCTTAGTATGTCAATACAAAGAAATCTAGAATATATTGTACCAAAAGATATGATGCTGACTGAGATTTTCAATATTACGCCAAATACGTTTAACGATCATGGCTTCCATAGTGGATCAGGTTTTTGCACCCGTCAATATGAAGACATTCTTGATTGTGGTTATGATAGCAGTTTCCAAAAATTACCTTCTATAGATCTTTCATTTAAAGGCTATTTTCAGTCATGGAAGTACTGGATACGATATGAAAATGAACTACGAAAAGCTTTTACATTTAAGCCATGGATATCAGAAATGGCTGATAAGCAAATACGTAATATTATGACCAAAAGAAATGCCACCTACAAGGATGGTACAACATTCATTGGGGTTCATGTCCGAAATGGTgattattcaaataaacatttcGCTGAGTTTGGATACAGATTGGCTCCTgcaagttatttaaaaaatgccatGGATTATTTCAGGAATCgttttaataaagttttatttattgtttgcaCTAATGATTTAAAATGGACTTCTCAGATTATTGGAAAAGAAAAGGATATTTACCTAACACCCGCTGGCAATCCAGCGCCTGTAGATATGGCGCTATTATCATTGACAAATCACACCGTGATGACTGTCGGAACCTATGGTTGGTTCATATCTTGGTTGACAAGGGGAATAACTATTCATTACAAATATCCCTATGTCATTGGATCAGATTTTTCTAAACAATTTCATTCCAATTATTCAGATCATTTTTATCCTGGATGGATTGCAATGGAATGA
- the LOC134714553 gene encoding uncharacterized protein PF3D7_1120600-like has product MYSFERKVFILLLLYYVDLSIGCELYKCGAQRRTAENSFNKDKYIFCRSLQSYLVCLRKLSTTCIHDNHVKQVLSRYSLTCHKNPWEETIDVQVSYFENNKIRKAQRTDDLYDDLGEKMAAKRNKNTKKDDQFDDFGEKMKARANKPTIKDDKFDDIKEKTRKRKNSKRNKPDDIYDDIGEKMKKGKEQKTDDKFDDFGETRRNKIRQKAFKDGKKDDLYDDFDEKNRRERDDVFDDKGDSRIGNRQTYRSRFNAGVGDRRNRQFSSRFGKFSLNDYIDRGDDDEDEDFTSENDEIEYDESYVNNHIRGHFESAEVNDFDSYTSEVADDSIDSSDESDRKIVRMHSSNKTINAAHYKPAFPNRNFGADLDDYFDDIYDFDNELPDLEDIMKSRYLHGNYMNMMSYGGNYPNRMSNGHSYLNRMANGGNYPNRMSNEGNYPNRMSNGGSYPNRMSNRQSYLNRMSNSGNYRNGMFNGPFNPFFFDNDDLYDDDLMEFDDFEDGFYRNGFENDAFDDINENFLKYKKIGKQRPLIRTDSDSSSEEFGMVNNRFQTNKSVFDEYDSNENRLIFGQRGIKSKLSDVDDYFDDVKDDINDDDFYGEGTKPHHYASSESDSDSNEQRIPNFNFLTKSSNKRNTRIKPSKNSTSSHSKRQILSQYNNFPEGMKFPSNDVPLSKKLGINLDSQPKRRALQMSEGFTPDVKKERLPRKASFLKPTNHRSVEPSLFTNEHFRTERLKTGLDSGSFVLSPYNFVLLISVLLVIV; this is encoded by the exons ATGTACAGTTTTGAACGGAAAGTTTTTATCCTCCTTCTTTTATATTATG TTGATCTGAGCATAGGATGTGAGTTATACAAATGTGGGGCACAACGGAGAACAGCAGAAAATTCatttaataaagataaatatatcttttgcag GTCTTTACAAAGTTATTTGGTGTGTTTGAGAAAATTGTCCACTACGTGTATCCATGACAACCACGTTAAGCAAGTTCTGTCAAGATACAGTTTAACCTGTCATAAAAACCCATGGGAGGAAACAATTG ATGTGCAAGTctcttattttgaaaataataaaattagaaagGCACAAAGAACTGACGACCTGTATGATGATCTTGGAGAGAAAATGGCCGCCAAAAGAAATAAGAACACAAAGAAAGACGATCAGTTCGATGATTTTGGAGAGAAAATGAAGGCCAGAGCAAATAAACCCACCATCAAAGACGACAAATTCGATGacattaaagaaaaaacaaggaaaagaaaaaatagtaaACGTAATAAACCTGACGATATTTACGATGATATTggtgaaaaaatgaaaaaagggaAAGAACAAAAAACAGATGATAAATTTGATGATTTTGGAGAAACCAGACGAAATAAAATACGTCAGAAGGCATTCAAAGATGGAAAGAAAGATGATTTATATGACgattttgacgaaaaaaatagACGCGAAAGGGATGATGTCTTTGATGACAAAGGTGACAGTCGAATTGGCAACAGGCAAACGTACAGATCTCGATTTAATGCCGGTGTAGGAGATAGACGAAATCGACAATTTTCATCTAGATTTGGAAAATTTTCACTAAACGATTACATTGATAGGGGAGATGATGACGAGGATGAAGATTTTACATCGGAAAATGACGAAATTGAATATGATGAAAGTTATGTTAATAACCATATCAGGGGCCATTTTGAGTCTGCAGAGGTCAATGATTTTGATTCATATACAAGTGAAGTAGCAGACGACAGTATAGACAGCTCTGATGAGAGCGATAGGAAAATCGTGCGCATGCACTCAAGTAACAAAACCATTAACGCAGCACACTACAAACCTGCATTTCCCAATAGAAACTTTGGAGCCGATCTCGACGATTACTTTGACGATATATACGATTTCGACAATGAATTACCTGATTTAGAAGATATCATGAAAAGCCGTTACCTTCATGGAAATTATATGAATATGATGTCATATGGTGGGAATTATCCGAATAGAATGTCAAACGGCCACAGTTACCTGAATAGAATGGCAAACGGGGGAAATTATCCGAATAGAATGTCAAACGAGGGAAATTATCCGAATAGAATGTCAAACGGGGGAAGTTATCCGAATAGAATGTCAAACCGGCAAAGTTATCTGAATAGAATGTCAAATAGTGGAAATTATCGGAATGGAATGTTCAATGGACCCTTCAACCCTTTCTTCTTTGATAACGACGATTTGTACGATGACGATTTGATGGAATTCGACGATTTTGAAGATGGATTTTACAGGAACGGTTTTGAAAATGATGCTTTTGatgatataaatgaaaattttcttaaatacaaaaaaattggaaaacaaaGACCCTTAATTAGAACCGATTCTGATAGCTCGAGTGAAGAATTTGGGATGGTCAATAAtagatttcaaacaaataaatctgTTTTCGACGAATATGATTCAAATGAGAATAGGTTAATCTTTGGACAAAGAGGAATAAAATCGAAACTTTCGGATGTCGATGATTATTTTGACGATGTAAAAGATGACATCAATGACGATGATTTTTACGGGGAAGGAACAAAACCTCATCATTACGCTTCTTCTGAAAGTGACAGTGATTCCAATGAACAAAGAATTccaaattttaactttttaacaaaatcttCTAATAAAAGAAACACAAGAATAAAACCAAGCAAAAATTCAACAAGTTCCCACAGCAAAAGACAAATATTAAGTCAATATAATAATTTCCCAGAAGGAATGAAATTTCCGTCAAATGATGTCCCACTTTCGAAGAAATTAGGTATAAATCTAGATAGCCAACCAAAACGCAGGGCTTTACAAATGAGTGAGGGATTTACTCCTGATGTAAAGAAAGAACGACTGCCCAGAAAAG caTCCTTTCTAAAGCCAACAAATCATAGAAGTGTCGAACCTTCATTATTTACGAATGAACATTTTCGTACAGAAAGGTTAAAGACGG GTCTTGATAGTGGCAGCTTCGTACTAAGTCCATACAACTTTGTTCTACTCATATCTGTGCTTTTAGTTATTGTATAA